One genomic segment of Pseudomonadota bacterium includes these proteins:
- a CDS encoding COQ9 family protein: MQEKREKILKEALKIVPFEGWTNKTLIEATISANLEKQYAKIAFPSGVAQLVEYYLRDLDCKMLDKLKGQKFDNLKVREKIALAIKTRLEIAEQEKSAIRKTVSYFAIPCNHFHSMKSIWKTVDTIWYAVGDKSADFNYYTKRSLLAGVYSSTLLYWLNDKSDNHENTWKFLNRRIENVMIINKAKSSFSNSFTTLNRNKKHA; encoded by the coding sequence ATGCAGGAAAAACGTGAAAAAATCCTTAAAGAGGCATTAAAAATAGTCCCGTTTGAAGGCTGGACTAATAAAACCCTTATAGAAGCGACTATATCCGCAAATCTTGAAAAGCAATACGCCAAGATTGCCTTTCCAAGCGGCGTTGCCCAATTAGTAGAATATTACTTACGTGATTTGGACTGTAAAATGTTGGATAAGCTAAAAGGGCAGAAATTTGATAACCTTAAAGTCCGTGAAAAAATAGCCCTCGCCATAAAAACAAGGCTGGAAATTGCCGAACAAGAAAAATCGGCGATACGTAAAACGGTTTCTTATTTTGCAATACCTTGTAATCATTTTCATTCAATGAAGTCTATATGGAAAACCGTTGACACAATTTGGTATGCAGTAGGTGATAAATCAGCCGATTTTAATTACTATACGAAAAGAAGCCTTCTGGCAGGCGTATATAGCAGCACATTGCTATATTGGCTAAATGATAAATCGGACAACCACGAAAATACATGGAAGTTTCTAAACAGGCGGATTGAAAATGTAATGATTATTAATAAGGCAAAAAGCTCATTTAGTAATTCATTTACAACATTAAACCGTAACAAAAAACACGCATAG
- a CDS encoding winged helix-turn-helix domain-containing protein, whose translation MQVSVITKKDDFFDLLSGYSSLNSELFFIKYDSLAEYLQNKPVNDITVVASDIGESDYKNENCIFVGKDIELPYKLNSLFAIVENLILGYKYKIQDFIFNFKGNELINGGDKIDLTDTESKILVSLINAYPDIIDKKKLLELVFGYSGDVDTHTLETHIYRLRKKIDIGNDIIITDKTGYKIALK comes from the coding sequence GTGCAGGTAAGCGTAATTACTAAAAAAGATGATTTTTTTGACTTGTTATCGGGTTATAGCAGTTTGAACTCAGAGCTGTTTTTCATTAAATATGACTCATTGGCGGAATATCTTCAAAATAAGCCTGTTAACGATATTACCGTTGTTGCAAGTGATATCGGTGAAAGCGACTATAAAAATGAGAATTGTATATTTGTCGGTAAGGATATTGAGCTTCCTTATAAATTAAATTCGCTTTTTGCTATTGTTGAGAATTTAATTTTAGGTTATAAATATAAAATTCAGGATTTTATATTTAATTTTAAAGGTAATGAGTTAATAAATGGCGGCGATAAGATAGATTTGACCGACACCGAGTCAAAGATACTTGTTTCATTGATTAATGCTTATCCTGATATTATAGATAAAAAGAAACTGCTTGAGCTGGTTTTCGGTTATTCGGGTGATGTAGACACGCATACACTTGAAACCCATATATATCGCTTAAGGAAAAAGATAGATATCGGTAATGATATAATAATTACCGATAAGACCGGTTATAAAATTGCTTTGAAATAG
- the rpsU gene encoding 30S ribosomal protein S21, protein MCLTTNPLKGVLNLVQVSVHGNIEQALRALKKKMQREGIFREMKLRRHYEKESEKKKRRGAESDRRRRKLDRKRQQMDS, encoded by the coding sequence ATTTGTTTAACTACTAATCCTTTAAAGGGGGTATTGAACTTGGTTCAAGTTTCTGTACACGGTAATATCGAGCAAGCTCTTCGAGCTCTTAAAAAGAAAATGCAACGTGAAGGCATCTTTCGCGAGATGAAACTTCGCAGGCATTATGAAAAAGAGTCTGAGAAGAAAAAGCGTAGAGGTGCTGAGTCCGATCGTAGACGACGTAAGTTAGATCGTAAACGCCAACAAATGGACTCGTAG
- a CDS encoding OmpA family protein — protein sequence MNKTLFIIVLAILLQACNTVKPIDVSSVRKKTVAHDPFLETLRMGYLEFYDYEISKKNFKKANTYGRKALVTTQSLAPDMENLFDKEIPIARLNGLLGSKYFLEAAFVNGTKEMIPEESARAQLMFDCWSDQEDVRAQKEIKGQDVLPCQDEFNKVRGRIKDALAEIRRIEKQKETARIEAEKRKMEAYHKLVLSKALAEQKKMLKQLPEYSLLFFKFDSTKLGITAKSILDKVAKDIDLFNPRKVILRGNTDLVGSDEYNMKLALARGQAAADYLINEHGVDAKLLDVKAYGENKPRENPGKINKDVRNRYVQITFEFDNKFYPGMR from the coding sequence ATGAATAAAACTTTGTTCATAATAGTTTTAGCTATCCTGCTACAAGCATGCAATACCGTTAAGCCGATAGATGTTTCGTCCGTACGAAAAAAAACGGTCGCTCACGATCCTTTTCTTGAAACTCTACGTATGGGATATCTTGAATTTTACGATTACGAGATAAGCAAAAAGAACTTTAAAAAAGCCAATACGTATGGAAGAAAGGCTCTGGTAACTACTCAGAGCCTTGCTCCGGATATGGAAAATCTGTTCGATAAGGAAATACCGATTGCAAGGCTGAACGGGCTATTGGGGTCAAAATATTTCCTTGAGGCTGCTTTTGTAAACGGTACTAAAGAAATGATTCCTGAAGAATCGGCAAGAGCGCAGCTTATGTTTGACTGCTGGTCCGACCAAGAGGACGTCAGAGCACAGAAAGAAATAAAAGGACAGGACGTACTACCGTGCCAAGATGAATTCAATAAGGTTAGGGGGCGTATAAAGGACGCTTTGGCAGAGATAAGGCGTATTGAAAAACAAAAGGAAACGGCAAGAATAGAAGCTGAAAAAAGAAAAATGGAAGCATACCATAAGCTTGTACTTTCAAAGGCTCTTGCCGAACAGAAAAAAATGCTGAAGCAACTGCCGGAATATTCTCTGCTGTTCTTTAAATTCGATAGCACCAAGCTCGGTATCACCGCAAAAAGCATCTTAGACAAAGTCGCAAAGGATATTGACCTGTTCAATCCGAGAAAGGTCATTTTAAGAGGAAATACCGACCTTGTCGGGAGTGACGAGTATAACATGAAACTTGCACTTGCCAGAGGACAGGCGGCTGCCGATTATCTTATAAATGAACACGGGGTTGATGCAAAACTGCTTGATGTTAAAGCATATGGCGAAAACAAACCGCGTGAGAATCCGGGGAAGATAAATAAAGACGTGCGTAACAGATATGTTCAAATAACCTTTGAATTTGATAATAAATTCTATCCGGGAATGAGGTAG
- the hisH gene encoding imidazole glycerol phosphate synthase subunit HisH produces MSQITIIDYGSGNLHSIAKAFEKEAGSRKLKVVISDKASDVDKASHIVLPGVGAFGDCIKGLQGLDGMMESLHENVRLKKKPFMGVCVGMQMLADEGMENGSHKGLGWISGKVLPLKPSDANLKIPHMGWNEIRIEQEHPVLEGISSGDHVYFVHSYHFDCTNKNNALASVDYGQRVVSVIANDNIVAAQFHPEKSQQVGLKFISNFLNM; encoded by the coding sequence ATGTCACAAATAACTATAATTGATTATGGCTCGGGAAATCTTCACTCTATAGCGAAGGCTTTTGAAAAAGAGGCAGGTTCCCGCAAGCTGAAAGTTGTAATATCCGACAAGGCAAGTGATGTTGATAAGGCAAGCCATATAGTCCTGCCCGGAGTGGGAGCTTTTGGCGATTGTATCAAGGGTTTGCAGGGTTTGGACGGCATGATGGAATCTTTGCATGAGAATGTGCGTTTGAAGAAAAAGCCGTTCATGGGCGTTTGTGTCGGTATGCAGATGCTTGCCGATGAAGGTATGGAGAACGGCTCTCACAAGGGTTTGGGCTGGATATCAGGTAAGGTTTTACCGCTTAAACCTTCTGACGCTAATTTAAAGATACCGCATATGGGCTGGAACGAAATAAGGATAGAGCAGGAACATCCGGTATTAGAAGGGATAAGTTCGGGTGACCATGTTTATTTCGTGCATTCATATCATTTTGATTGCACGAACAAAAATAATGCTTTAGCCTCAGTTGATTACGGACAAAGAGTTGTGTCGGTGATAGCTAATGACAACATTGTTGCCGCACAGTTCCACCCTGAAAAAAGCCAGCAGGTAGGTCTGAAATTTATATCTAACTTTCTTAATATGTAA
- a CDS encoding DUF2628 domain-containing protein produces MKLYNVYLKKDSDNPAESVKIIQERGFNIWAGILHVIWALFNRMWFVAAVLFIIMATMAYISTLNVLAYEAVIFMRIGFFAWVGFSANDWLCQKAEQDGYVLIDILSAETVIKAQKKYTESCVAQ; encoded by the coding sequence ATGAAACTTTATAATGTTTATTTAAAGAAAGATTCGGATAATCCGGCAGAATCCGTTAAGATAATTCAGGAACGCGGCTTTAATATATGGGCGGGTATCCTCCATGTTATATGGGCGTTATTTAATAGAATGTGGTTCGTAGCTGCCGTACTTTTCATAATAATGGCAACTATGGCTTATATATCTACGTTGAATGTTCTTGCCTATGAAGCCGTTATATTTATGAGGATAGGGTTCTTTGCATGGGTCGGTTTTTCGGCAAATGACTGGCTTTGTCAAAAAGCTGAACAGGACGGCTATGTCTTAATTGATATATTATCTGCCGAAACCGTTATTAAGGCTCAGAAGAAATACACCGAATCTTGCGTTGCACAATAA
- a CDS encoding xylulose 5-phosphate 3-epimerase translates to MIDEDMTTEERTWLSGYGVIKHEQITKLHIKELLKDINIDKQTFYKMLSSADKVANAAMWLSVHQVYAKNVYTDGRKLALSDFKKDPQGHLGGTLNMIPAYVGYMLANALSNFTRAWVMEQGHAVSAIDSVNLLLDNMTEAHKKHYCYDDKALSKFCRDFYSYKINDRGVQESPLGSHVNANTGGGHLEGGYLGFASLQYAHMPLLGERLVAFLSDGAFEEQKGSDWTSRWWRAEDSGLICPIMISNGRRIDQRSTMEQEGGAEWFAEYLKLHDFEPIIFDGRDPAAFAWCILEQEKRLLSNVANLDNINKYKIKIPYGVAVAPKGAGFYNEGTNFAHNLPLVKNPRYDVVAAERFNIHCAKLFVDSMDLSEATSCLSNHRKTDRLKEKDNPIANRDVSLQKSTVLPWKRVEAGKKAGPMDAIDTAFVLTLQDNKHLRPRVGNPDEMLSNKMDDTLEELKFRVVEAEGASHESTLGNVITALNEEAVAGAAFGNKGGINIIVTYEAFGSKMFGEARQEIIFSKHMKDHGKKAKWLSVPVVMTSNTWENSKNELSHQDPSMSESMLGETSDISRVIYPADYNSTLAVMDEVYKTQGQIWTVVAPKHDLELIFSKDEAKQLMHDGGISVKQAQFLPTKAEVALVVMGAYQLKEAIKASKRLTEKKIPHVTSYIIEPGKFRKPRNKGEEKHQAPKKIVDKLFPFSARKVIVMTHNRPELITGIMQPVLMGRSCSTMGFIGEGGTLDIEGMLFVNKCSWAHVVQEVAIHNDINPEMLLTPQEYRAVRNIMSPCGVIF, encoded by the coding sequence ATGATCGACGAAGATATGACTACAGAAGAAAGGACATGGCTAAGCGGATACGGGGTTATCAAACACGAGCAGATTACAAAGCTGCATATCAAGGAGCTTCTTAAAGATATCAATATAGATAAACAGACATTTTATAAAATGCTTTCATCAGCGGACAAGGTCGCTAATGCTGCTATGTGGCTTAGTGTGCATCAGGTCTACGCAAAAAATGTCTACACCGACGGCAGGAAGTTAGCCTTAAGTGACTTTAAGAAAGACCCGCAGGGACATTTAGGCGGAACATTGAATATGATACCTGCCTATGTCGGATATATGCTGGCTAACGCTCTTTCTAATTTTACCAGAGCATGGGTTATGGAGCAAGGACACGCCGTGTCTGCAATTGATTCGGTCAACCTGCTGCTGGACAATATGACGGAAGCCCATAAAAAGCATTACTGCTATGACGATAAGGCATTATCAAAGTTCTGCCGTGATTTTTATTCATATAAGATAAATGATAGAGGAGTGCAGGAATCACCCCTTGGCAGCCACGTTAACGCAAATACGGGCGGCGGACACTTAGAAGGCGGATATCTTGGGTTTGCATCATTACAATATGCCCATATGCCTCTTTTGGGCGAAAGGCTGGTAGCTTTTTTAAGTGACGGAGCCTTCGAAGAACAAAAAGGTTCGGACTGGACTTCAAGATGGTGGAGAGCCGAGGATTCCGGTCTTATATGCCCGATAATGATATCTAACGGCAGAAGGATAGACCAAAGGTCAACAATGGAGCAGGAAGGCGGTGCGGAGTGGTTCGCCGAATATCTGAAACTACACGATTTCGAGCCTATTATTTTTGACGGGCGTGATCCTGCCGCTTTTGCATGGTGTATTTTGGAACAGGAAAAACGTCTGCTCAGCAATGTTGCCAACCTCGATAATATAAACAAATATAAAATAAAAATACCGTATGGTGTAGCAGTAGCTCCAAAAGGTGCGGGTTTTTATAACGAAGGTACGAATTTTGCCCATAACCTGCCGTTGGTCAAAAATCCAAGATATGATGTAGTTGCCGCAGAAAGGTTCAATATACATTGTGCTAAGCTATTTGTTGACTCAATGGATCTTAGTGAGGCTACAAGCTGCCTATCCAACCACAGAAAAACCGATAGGCTTAAAGAAAAAGACAATCCTATAGCAAACCGTGACGTTTCATTGCAAAAATCAACCGTACTGCCATGGAAGAGGGTTGAAGCAGGTAAAAAAGCCGGCCCTATGGACGCTATCGACACCGCATTCGTACTTACCTTGCAGGATAATAAACATTTACGCCCAAGGGTCGGTAACCCCGATGAAATGTTGTCTAATAAAATGGACGATACTTTGGAAGAACTGAAATTCAGGGTGGTAGAGGCAGAAGGGGCTTCGCATGAATCTACGCTGGGTAATGTGATTACGGCATTGAACGAAGAAGCCGTAGCAGGTGCCGCCTTCGGTAATAAGGGCGGTATCAATATAATAGTTACATATGAAGCGTTCGGCTCAAAGATGTTCGGTGAGGCAAGGCAGGAAATCATTTTTTCAAAACATATGAAAGACCACGGCAAAAAAGCAAAATGGCTTTCAGTGCCTGTAGTTATGACATCAAACACATGGGAAAACAGCAAAAACGAACTATCGCACCAAGACCCGTCAATGAGTGAGTCTATGCTTGGTGAAACCTCAGATATATCAAGGGTTATTTATCCTGCCGACTATAATAGCACTCTGGCTGTTATGGACGAGGTATATAAAACTCAAGGACAGATATGGACTGTTGTCGCACCGAAGCATGATTTGGAACTGATTTTTTCTAAAGATGAGGCTAAACAACTAATGCATGATGGCGGAATAAGTGTTAAACAGGCACAATTCCTTCCTACAAAGGCGGAAGTTGCTCTTGTGGTAATGGGTGCATATCAGTTAAAAGAAGCAATAAAAGCTTCAAAAAGGCTGACAGAGAAAAAAATACCGCATGTTACAAGCTATATAATAGAACCGGGTAAGTTCAGGAAACCACGTAATAAAGGTGAAGAAAAACATCAGGCACCGAAAAAGATAGTGGATAAGCTTTTCCCATTCTCTGCAAGAAAAGTTATAGTCATGACGCATAACAGACCCGAGCTTATAACCGGTATAATGCAACCGGTGTTAATGGGGCGGAGTTGCTCGACAATGGGGTTTATAGGGGAAGGCGGAACTTTGGATATAGAAGGCATGCTGTTCGTTAATAAATGCTCATGGGCGCATGTTGTGCAGGAAGTTGCCATACATAACGATATAAACCCCGAAATGCTCCTTACACCACAGGAATATCGGGCGGTCAGGAATATAATGTCACCTTGCGGCGTGATATTCTAG
- the truA gene encoding tRNA pseudouridine(38-40) synthase TruA: MNRYKLTIEYDGTGLVGWQRQSDAMSIQQCIEESIEKFSGENVRLHVAGRTDAGVHALGQVAHFDMQKIMPPLKVMGAINQHIRPNKIVVVDCENVNKDFHARFSAKKRYYVYRIINRRAPVAIEEGRAWFVPVALDVDKMKEAASYLIGQYDFTSFRDSQCQSNSPVKTLDEIRIEKNGELIRISVSAQSFLHHMVRNITGTLKFIGEGKWQPEYIKDILDAKNRSVAGPTAPAHGLYFIKVDY, encoded by the coding sequence ATGAACCGATATAAGTTAACTATTGAATATGACGGAACGGGTCTTGTCGGTTGGCAAAGGCAAAGTGATGCTATGTCGATACAACAATGTATTGAAGAGTCTATTGAAAAATTCTCAGGCGAAAATGTGCGGCTGCATGTTGCAGGAAGAACAGATGCCGGAGTGCATGCATTAGGTCAGGTCGCTCATTTTGATATGCAAAAGATAATGCCGCCATTGAAGGTTATGGGAGCTATAAATCAGCATATAAGACCTAATAAAATAGTAGTTGTGGATTGTGAGAATGTTAATAAGGATTTTCACGCACGTTTCAGTGCAAAAAAGAGATATTATGTTTACAGGATTATAAACCGCCGTGCACCGGTTGCTATAGAGGAGGGAAGGGCGTGGTTCGTTCCTGTTGCACTTGATGTTGATAAAATGAAAGAAGCTGCTTCATATTTAATAGGGCAGTACGATTTTACAAGCTTTCGGGACTCGCAATGTCAGTCAAATTCTCCGGTAAAGACCCTTGATGAGATTAGGATAGAAAAAAATGGCGAACTTATACGGATATCTGTGTCCGCTCAGTCTTTTTTACACCACATGGTAAGGAACATAACCGGAACTTTAAAATTCATAGGCGAGGGCAAATGGCAGCCTGAATATATAAAAGATATTCTGGACGCAAAAAACAGAAGTGTCGCCGGCCCTACGGCTCCTGCACACGGTTTATATTTTATTAAGGTTGATTATTAG
- a CDS encoding tetratricopeptide repeat protein, with translation MDPYQAVAFAFFLGVIYYYTRSGQAHYNKAMSFMRRNENERAIKELIQAAKKGYVEAMYEFGCICSRTDNYPEAIKWLKKASDKSHAKAQTKLGTLYLQGEGVSQNYQQAILYFQKALSNNDQDALMNIALMYMQGLGIEQNNNKAMEMLEKAAEKSSAKACYELGEIYFNGKGVQKDSAKAFQWYKKSSEIGYIDAAKKLAFLYSKGDGIEKNYKEALHWYNVAANNGDEDSMMEAGMMYLDGRGTLQSDKKAAELFEKAARKGNQQAKIILEKMNYRLDDLPKAG, from the coding sequence ATGGATCCGTATCAGGCAGTAGCGTTTGCGTTTTTTCTTGGAGTTATTTACTATTATACCCGTTCAGGACAAGCTCACTATAATAAAGCCATGTCTTTTATGCGTAGAAACGAAAATGAACGGGCTATAAAAGAATTAATTCAAGCTGCAAAAAAAGGTTATGTAGAGGCGATGTATGAATTTGGTTGCATATGTAGCCGAACCGATAATTATCCGGAAGCAATAAAGTGGCTCAAGAAAGCGTCTGATAAATCACACGCAAAAGCTCAGACGAAGCTAGGAACATTGTATCTTCAAGGAGAGGGGGTTAGCCAAAATTATCAGCAGGCAATATTATATTTCCAAAAGGCTCTATCTAACAACGATCAGGACGCATTGATGAATATAGCATTGATGTATATGCAAGGATTAGGGATTGAACAAAATAACAATAAGGCAATGGAAATGCTGGAAAAAGCCGCAGAAAAAAGCAGTGCAAAAGCCTGCTATGAACTGGGAGAGATATATTTTAACGGAAAAGGAGTACAAAAAGATTCTGCCAAAGCATTTCAATGGTATAAAAAATCATCGGAGATAGGCTATATTGACGCTGCAAAAAAACTTGCATTCCTATACAGTAAGGGTGACGGTATAGAAAAAAACTATAAAGAGGCGTTACACTGGTACAATGTCGCAGCTAATAATGGCGATGAAGACTCAATGATGGAAGCAGGAATGATGTATCTTGACGGCAGAGGCACTTTGCAAAGCGATAAAAAAGCGGCTGAACTTTTTGAAAAAGCCGCCCGGAAAGGGAATCAACAAGCTAAGATAATACTTGAAAAAATGAACTACCGACTTGATGACCTGCCAAAAGCAGGTTAA
- a CDS encoding OmpA family protein, whose amino-acid sequence MNASKVIGTVLVAGMLSGCSMMGEKYSVYFDSGSAQISQADRAKLNEVANLAKEEDKKIKVIGYSDSIGSKQTNKIISMKRVESVSSELMKKGLAPEDIKTAARGEGWFDKEKEENREMRRVEIRVY is encoded by the coding sequence ATGAACGCTAGCAAAGTTATCGGGACTGTCCTTGTAGCAGGAATGTTATCAGGGTGTAGTATGATGGGAGAAAAATATTCGGTATATTTTGATTCCGGAAGTGCTCAAATCTCACAAGCAGATAGAGCAAAACTTAATGAAGTAGCAAACCTTGCGAAAGAGGAAGACAAGAAAATCAAAGTTATCGGTTATTCCGATAGTATCGGAAGTAAGCAGACTAACAAAATCATCTCTATGAAAAGAGTGGAAAGCGTTAGTAGCGAGCTAATGAAAAAAGGTCTTGCACCTGAAGATATAAAAACTGCTGCTCGTGGTGAAGGCTGGTTCGATAAAGAAAAAGAAGAGAATCGCGAAATGCGTCGTGTTGAAATTAGAGTTTACTAA
- the hisB gene encoding imidazoleglycerol-phosphate dehydratase HisB gives MRTASVKRHTKETQIEVEINLDGKGKYEVSTGIGFLDHMLEQLSRHSLMDLKVQAKGDLHIDFHHTTEDTGWAVGEAFSKALGDKKGITRYGHAYIPMDETLSRVALDLSNRPYLIWNVGFSKDKLGDMDTELFREWFQAFSQSAGATLHVENLYGDNNHHIIESCYKGLARAIRTAIEIDPRKSDEVPSTKGVL, from the coding sequence TTGAGAACCGCTTCTGTAAAAAGACACACAAAAGAAACTCAAATTGAAGTTGAGATAAACCTTGACGGGAAAGGTAAATACGAGGTTTCCACAGGGATCGGTTTTCTTGACCATATGCTTGAGCAGCTTTCACGCCATAGTTTAATGGATTTGAAGGTTCAGGCAAAAGGTGATTTGCATATTGATTTTCACCACACAACCGAAGACACGGGCTGGGCAGTCGGCGAGGCATTTTCTAAAGCTTTAGGTGATAAAAAAGGCATCACTCGTTACGGTCATGCTTATATCCCTATGGACGAAACATTAAGCCGTGTTGCACTTGACCTTTCCAACCGTCCTTACCTTATCTGGAATGTCGGTTTTAGCAAGGATAAGCTAGGCGATATGGATACGGAACTGTTCCGTGAGTGGTTTCAGGCATTCTCCCAAAGTGCCGGAGCTACTCTGCACGTTGAAAATTTGTACGGCGACAATAACCATCATATAATAGAATCATGCTATAAGGGGCTTGCCAGAGCGATTAGAACGGCTATTGAGATTGATCCCCGTAAATCCGATGAAGTTCCATCGACAAAAGGAGTCTTATAA
- a CDS encoding GNAT family N-acetyltransferase encodes MADAIKKDANIILIEKISEFKNTDLEDICDATESTIIDNKGSFNIGLKRSEPPVRERLEQYWKGVLLVPQRELFVGRLDGTISSSIQLIKPGPNNQTSGFTCWVDQHFVAPWAREHGLAKSLLKAAEKEAKALGHTVMRLRVNATLQSAVHMYESCGFVRWGTLDKFEIIDGKMTAGHYYYKDIK; translated from the coding sequence ATGGCAGATGCAATAAAAAAGGACGCAAATATCATACTAATTGAAAAGATTAGTGAGTTTAAGAACACTGACTTGGAAGACATCTGCGATGCTACCGAAAGTACCATTATAGACAATAAAGGCAGTTTCAATATCGGTTTGAAGCGTTCGGAACCTCCGGTCAGGGAGCGTCTTGAGCAATATTGGAAGGGAGTGCTTCTTGTACCGCAAAGAGAGCTTTTTGTCGGTCGTCTTGACGGCACGATATCTTCTTCGATACAGCTTATAAAGCCCGGCCCGAATAATCAGACTTCCGGCTTCACATGTTGGGTAGACCAGCATTTCGTAGCACCGTGGGCAAGAGAACACGGACTGGCAAAATCCCTGCTTAAAGCTGCTGAAAAAGAGGCTAAAGCACTTGGTCATACCGTTATGCGTCTGCGTGTTAACGCCACATTGCAAAGTGCTGTTCATATGTACGAATCATGCGGTTTCGTGCGTTGGGGTACGCTGGACAAGTTCGAGATAATCGACGGCAAAATGACCGCCGGACATTATTATTATAAGGATATAAAATAA
- the cobA gene encoding uroporphyrinogen-III C-methyltransferase, whose protein sequence is MVGAGPGDAGLLTVKAFCLINEIADIVIYDRLISEEILSLIPDSVERIYAGKSCRKHVMTQDEINSALVAEAKKGKIVVRLKGGDPFIFGRGGEEVEYLIQHDIPFEVVPGVNAADGCSAYCGVPLTHRGLATGVRFVTGHKQKGEEVNLDWKGLACPDTTLVLYMGLTNLDGITDNLIKNGLDKDTPAVAIQEGTTKNQRSCFSTLENIYKDACEMDLKPPTLVIVGKVVGLSAK, encoded by the coding sequence ATAGTAGGTGCAGGTCCCGGTGATGCAGGGCTGCTAACCGTTAAGGCATTTTGTCTTATTAATGAAATTGCCGATATTGTCATTTATGACAGGCTTATATCCGAAGAAATCCTTAGCCTGATACCTGATTCGGTTGAAAGGATATATGCCGGAAAATCATGCAGAAAACATGTGATGACGCAGGACGAAATTAATTCCGCACTGGTTGCCGAGGCTAAGAAAGGCAAGATTGTCGTCAGATTGAAAGGCGGAGACCCTTTTATCTTCGGCAGAGGAGGGGAGGAGGTGGAGTATCTGATTCAACACGATATTCCGTTTGAAGTTGTTCCCGGTGTTAATGCGGCTGACGGCTGTAGTGCCTATTGCGGCGTTCCGCTTACACATAGGGGGCTTGCAACGGGAGTCAGGTTTGTTACGGGTCATAAACAAAAAGGTGAGGAGGTCAATTTAGACTGGAAAGGACTAGCATGTCCCGATACCACCTTGGTTTTGTATATGGGGCTTACGAACCTTGACGGCATAACCGATAATCTTATTAAGAACGGATTAGATAAAGACACCCCTGCGGTAGCGATTCAGGAAGGAACTACTAAAAATCAAAGGTCATGTTTTTCAACATTGGAAAACATATATAAAGACGCTTGCGAAATGGACTTAAAGCCGCCGACACTGGTTATAGTAGGTAAGGTTGTCGGGTTATCAGCCAAATAA
- a CDS encoding invasion associated locus B family protein, whose amino-acid sequence MKKNFLSPLFGFVVLAYSGVAFAQVVDKEYKDWTVYTTNLQGKVACYMASFPISKTGNYTKRGDPYLLVTRLNDDVFEVSASSGYKYKLNSDVAVDIEGNKFEMFTKGELAWAKDSKQDKELIALMIKKSHLDIRGTSIKGTYSIDRYSLSGFTAAYNRMKKRCEGN is encoded by the coding sequence ATGAAAAAGAATTTTTTATCGCCGTTATTCGGCTTTGTCGTATTAGCATATTCAGGTGTGGCTTTTGCTCAGGTTGTTGACAAAGAGTATAAGGACTGGACGGTATATACTACAAATCTGCAAGGAAAGGTTGCTTGCTATATGGCGAGCTTTCCTATAAGCAAAACGGGCAACTATACTAAGCGTGGAGATCCTTACTTGTTGGTTACCAGATTAAATGATGATGTTTTTGAAGTAAGTGCCTCTTCAGGTTATAAGTATAAGTTAAATAGCGACGTTGCGGTTGATATAGAGGGCAATAAGTTTGAAATGTTCACTAAAGGCGAGTTGGCATGGGCTAAAGACTCAAAGCAGGACAAAGAGTTGATTGCATTAATGATAAAAAAGAGCCATCTGGATATTAGGGGTACTTCAATAAAAGGTACATACTCTATCGACAGGTACTCATTGTCAGGCTTTACCGCCGCCTATAATCGTATGAAAAAACGTTGCGAAGGCAATTAA